The Agrobacterium vitis genome has a segment encoding these proteins:
- the ruvB gene encoding Holliday junction branch migration DNA helicase RuvB, with protein sequence MSAQNPVLTPEKRGEDVDSALRPQTLDDFTGQAEARANLKIFIEAAKNRGEALDHVLFVGPPGLGKTTLAQIMAKELGVNFRSTSGPVIAKAGDLAALLTNLEERDVLFIDEIHRLSPAVEEILYPAMEDFQLDLIIGEGPAARSVKIDLSKFTLVAATTRLGLLTTPLRDRFGIPVRLSFYTVEELELIVRRGARLMGLGMTDDGAREIARRARGTPRIAGRLLRRVRDFAEVARAPAVTREIADEALTRLLVDNMGLDQLDTRYLTMIAVNFGGGPVGIETIAAGLSEPRDAIEDIIEPYMIQQGFIQRTPRGRVLTAIAWKHLGLMPPKDMEAAQFRLTLEDDD encoded by the coding sequence ATGAGCGCTCAAAACCCTGTCCTCACCCCGGAAAAGCGCGGCGAAGACGTCGATTCGGCGCTGAGGCCCCAGACGCTAGACGACTTTACCGGCCAGGCAGAGGCGCGCGCCAATCTGAAGATCTTCATCGAAGCCGCCAAGAACCGAGGCGAGGCGCTGGACCATGTGCTGTTCGTCGGCCCACCGGGCCTCGGCAAGACGACGCTGGCGCAGATCATGGCCAAGGAGTTGGGGGTCAATTTCCGCTCGACCTCCGGTCCTGTCATCGCCAAGGCGGGGGATCTCGCCGCACTCCTCACCAATCTGGAAGAGCGTGACGTGTTGTTTATCGATGAAATCCATCGCTTGAGCCCGGCGGTAGAGGAAATTCTCTATCCGGCCATGGAGGATTTCCAGCTTGACCTGATCATCGGCGAAGGCCCGGCGGCGCGCTCGGTGAAGATCGACCTTTCCAAATTCACCCTGGTCGCCGCCACCACCCGGCTTGGCCTGTTGACCACGCCCTTGCGCGATCGGTTCGGCATTCCGGTACGGCTGTCCTTCTATACGGTCGAGGAGCTGGAGCTGATCGTGCGGCGCGGCGCGCGCCTGATGGGGCTTGGCATGACCGATGACGGTGCGCGCGAAATTGCCAGGCGCGCCCGTGGCACGCCACGCATCGCCGGACGGCTGCTGCGCCGGGTGCGCGACTTTGCCGAGGTCGCCCGCGCCCCTGCCGTCACCCGCGAGATCGCCGATGAGGCGCTCACGCGGTTGTTAGTGGACAATATGGGCCTCGATCAACTCGACACCCGTTATTTGACCATGATTGCCGTCAATTTTGGCGGGGGTCCAGTCGGCATCGAAACCATTGCCGCGGGCCTGTCCGAACCACGCGACGCCATTGAGGATATTATCGAGCCCTATATGATCCAGCAGGGTTTTATCCAGCGCACGCCGCGTGGCCGCGTGTTGACCGCGATTGCCTGGAAACATCTGGGCCTGATGCCGCCAAAAGACATGGAGGCTGCGCAGTTTCGCCTGACCCTTGAGGATGACGATTGA
- a CDS encoding PIN domain-containing protein → MIGIDTNILLRLTMQDDDIQTKQALALADSLTQDQPGFVNSAVLLEFIWTARRQVKMSKEELKIILSGFLDSENLVLEDENVIELTLDEMDRSSEEFADIFIALKNRELGCRTTMTFDRKAARTVPHMELLA, encoded by the coding sequence ATGATCGGCATCGACACCAATATTCTGCTGCGTCTCACCATGCAGGACGATGACATTCAAACCAAACAGGCGCTTGCACTGGCCGACAGCCTGACCCAGGACCAGCCTGGCTTCGTCAATAGCGCGGTTTTGCTGGAATTCATCTGGACAGCGCGCCGACAGGTCAAAATGTCAAAAGAAGAATTGAAGATCATCCTGTCCGGATTTCTCGATTCTGAAAATCTCGTGCTTGAAGACGAAAATGTCATAGAACTGACATTGGATGAAATGGATCGCAGCAGCGAGGAATTCGCCGATATTTTCATTGCTCTCAAGAACAGGGAGCTGGGATGTCGGACAACCATGACATTCGACCGGAAAGCCGCACGAACCGTCCCCCATATGGAACTCCTCGCATGA
- a CDS encoding AbrB/MazE/SpoVT family DNA-binding domain-containing protein translates to MNVFYATLTSKGQTTVPAEIRELLKLKPGDRIRYVVKNGEVTLKAKNKRLIDLAGILHRPGMPTLTIEEMDEVIGDAIVDHVMGRE, encoded by the coding sequence ATGAACGTCTTCTACGCAACGTTGACCTCCAAAGGTCAAACCACGGTTCCAGCAGAAATCAGGGAGCTGTTGAAGCTGAAGCCCGGTGACCGGATTCGCTACGTGGTGAAAAACGGCGAAGTCACGCTGAAAGCCAAGAACAAACGGTTGATCGATCTGGCCGGTATTCTGCATCGTCCCGGCATGCCCACGCTGACGATCGAAGAGATGGATGAGGTGATCGGCGACGCCATCGTAGATCACGTGATGGGCCGAGAATGA
- the ruvA gene encoding Holliday junction branch migration protein RuvA, whose protein sequence is MIGKLKGTIDEIGDDHVLVDVHGVCYVAHCSSRTLARLGSPGEAIVLFIETYVREDQLKLFGFMSALEREWFNLLQSVQGVGAKVALAILATLTPSELANAIALQDKPAIARAPGVGPKVALRLVTELKNKAPAFTGEAGSAIGLKQELGEGVASAPVSDAVSALTNLGYSRDQAANAIAAALKNGGEGADSAKLIRLGLKELSR, encoded by the coding sequence ATGATTGGCAAGCTCAAAGGCACCATTGACGAGATCGGCGACGACCATGTGCTGGTCGATGTGCACGGCGTCTGTTACGTCGCTCATTGTTCGTCCCGCACCCTGGCACGGCTGGGATCACCCGGCGAGGCCATCGTGCTGTTCATCGAGACCTATGTGCGCGAGGACCAGCTGAAATTGTTCGGCTTCATGAGCGCGCTGGAGCGGGAATGGTTTAATCTGCTGCAAAGCGTGCAGGGCGTTGGCGCCAAGGTGGCGCTGGCGATTTTGGCCACCCTCACCCCCTCGGAACTCGCCAATGCCATCGCCCTCCAGGACAAACCCGCCATTGCCAGAGCGCCGGGCGTCGGACCGAAAGTGGCGCTGCGTCTTGTCACCGAATTGAAGAACAAGGCTCCGGCCTTCACTGGGGAGGCCGGAAGCGCCATCGGTCTCAAGCAGGAGCTTGGCGAAGGGGTTGCCTCCGCCCCGGTTTCCGATGCGGTGTCAGCCTTGACCAATCTCGGCTATTCCCGCGACCAGGCCGCCAACGCCATCGCCGCCGCGTTGAAAAACGGTGGTGAAGGCGCAGACAGCGCCAAACTAATCCGGCTGGGCTTGAAGGAGCTATCACGGTGA
- the ruvC gene encoding crossover junction endodeoxyribonuclease RuvC — protein sequence MTSAIRIIGIDPGLRRTGWGVIETLGNSLRFVASGTVMSDGDMDLASRLCQLHDGLADVVHLHQPNEAAVEQTFVNKDAVATLKLGQARGIAMLVPARAGLPVAEYAPNAVKKSVIGVGHGDKQQIHMMLKILMPKAEFKGNDAADALAIAICHAHNRGGERMRRALAG from the coding sequence ATGACAAGCGCGATTCGCATTATCGGTATCGATCCTGGCCTGCGCCGCACCGGCTGGGGCGTTATCGAGACATTGGGCAATTCGTTGCGCTTTGTCGCATCGGGTACAGTCATGTCCGATGGAGACATGGATCTGGCGTCCAGACTGTGCCAGTTGCATGACGGGCTGGCCGATGTGGTGCATCTCCACCAGCCCAATGAAGCAGCGGTGGAACAGACCTTCGTCAACAAGGACGCGGTTGCGACACTGAAGCTTGGCCAGGCCCGTGGCATCGCCATGCTGGTGCCAGCCCGTGCCGGTTTGCCGGTGGCGGAATATGCCCCGAATGCGGTGAAGAAATCGGTGATCGGCGTTGGCCATGGCGATAAGCAACAGATCCATATGATGCTGAAGATCCTGATGCCGAAGGCCGAATTCAAAGGCAATGATGCAGCCGATGCCTTGGCCATCGCCATCTGCCACGCCCATAATCGCGGCGGTGAGCGGATGCGCCGGGCGCTGGCGGGATAA
- a CDS encoding LLM class flavin-dependent oxidoreductase — translation MTSGKTVPISILDLSPIAEGQSVSDALSASRRMAVAAEEHGYTRFWLAEHHGMPGIASAATSIVIAHVGAATKRIRIGSGGIMLPNHAPMVIAEQFGTLAALFPGRVDLGLGRAPGTDMRTARALRRNMEAGVDNFPQDIQELQLLLGPPVGDGSLMAVPGVNSDVAVWLLGSSLYSAHLAAALGLPYAFASHFAPDQLFEAISIYRDRFQPSEALDKPYMIVGVMGAIAETDQEARRLFTSAQQQFINLRRNVRSQFPCPVETMEGLWSEMERFGVEHTLQHAVVGGPATAAEKLSRFLKNTGADEVIVSMPIHDIEARLTSVRLFADLQRQACEAA, via the coding sequence ATGACATCTGGAAAAACCGTGCCGATTTCCATTCTGGACCTTTCGCCTATTGCAGAAGGGCAGAGCGTGTCGGATGCGCTTTCGGCCTCGCGGCGCATGGCCGTTGCGGCTGAAGAGCACGGTTACACGCGGTTCTGGCTGGCTGAGCATCACGGCATGCCGGGCATTGCCAGCGCGGCGACCTCAATTGTCATTGCCCATGTCGGGGCGGCGACCAAGCGGATTCGCATCGGCTCCGGCGGCATCATGCTGCCCAATCATGCGCCGATGGTGATTGCTGAGCAATTCGGCACGCTCGCGGCGCTGTTTCCGGGCCGGGTCGATCTGGGTCTCGGACGGGCGCCCGGTACCGATATGCGCACGGCCCGCGCCTTGCGCCGCAATATGGAGGCGGGCGTGGATAACTTCCCCCAGGATATTCAGGAGCTGCAATTGCTGTTGGGGCCACCGGTTGGCGATGGCAGCCTGATGGCGGTTCCAGGTGTGAATAGCGATGTGGCGGTGTGGCTGCTGGGTTCCAGCCTTTATAGTGCCCATCTGGCGGCGGCGCTGGGTCTTCCCTATGCCTTTGCGTCGCATTTCGCCCCGGATCAATTGTTTGAGGCGATCTCGATCTACCGTGATCGCTTCCAGCCATCCGAGGCCCTCGATAAGCCCTATATGATTGTCGGTGTGATGGGCGCTATCGCCGAAACGGATCAGGAGGCGCGGCGTCTGTTTACCTCCGCCCAGCAGCAATTCATCAACTTGCGGCGCAATGTGCGCAGCCAGTTTCCTTGTCCGGTCGAGACCATGGAGGGCTTGTGGAGCGAAATGGAGCGCTTCGGTGTTGAGCATACGCTGCAACATGCTGTGGTCGGCGGCCCGGCGACAGCGGCTGAAAAGCTATCTCGCTTCCTGAAAAATACCGGCGCTGATGAAGTGATCGTCTCCATGCCGATCCACGATATCGAGGCACGGTTGACATCGGTTCGGCTGTTTGCCGATCTGCAGCGTCAGGCATGCGAAGCGGCGTGA
- a CDS encoding outer membrane protein — protein MKRHLLALFAAGILAGPVSAADVYQPEPPPQDAPEVRVADTSGWYLRGDIGYSFNKLRGAKFYQGSNANQASFDRHDLDNSYTLGGGVGYQINSHLRTDVTFDYLGKSDFTGSTHGSCGVSSACTSRDLSSLQAYTLMANAYVDLGTYASFTPYVGAGIGGSYVKWDKLKNTSCADDGSGCDGSEEHGGRGSWRFAYQLMVGTSIDLTCDWKADIGYRFRQTTGGSMFGYKANGGPGSDKGFYSHDLHVGARYQFGGCPTPVGYEPPPLVYK, from the coding sequence ATGAAAAGACATCTATTGGCACTGTTTGCCGCCGGCATTCTGGCCGGTCCGGTAAGCGCCGCCGACGTCTATCAGCCAGAACCGCCGCCGCAGGACGCTCCCGAAGTGCGGGTTGCCGATACGTCCGGCTGGTATCTGCGTGGCGATATCGGCTATTCCTTCAACAAGTTGCGCGGAGCGAAGTTCTACCAGGGCTCCAACGCCAATCAGGCTAGTTTCGACCGGCATGATCTGGATAACAGCTACACGCTGGGAGGCGGTGTCGGATACCAGATCAACAGTCATCTGCGCACCGATGTAACCTTCGACTATCTCGGCAAGTCGGATTTCACCGGCTCGACCCATGGGTCCTGCGGCGTATCCAGCGCCTGTACCTCGCGTGACCTGTCCTCCTTGCAGGCCTATACGCTGATGGCCAATGCCTATGTGGATCTCGGCACCTACGCCTCGTTCACGCCCTATGTTGGCGCAGGTATCGGCGGGTCCTATGTCAAATGGGACAAGCTGAAAAACACCTCCTGCGCCGATGACGGCAGTGGTTGTGATGGCAGCGAAGAGCATGGGGGCCGGGGTAGCTGGCGCTTTGCCTATCAGCTGATGGTTGGCACCTCCATCGATCTCACCTGCGACTGGAAAGCCGATATCGGTTACCGCTTCCGCCAGACGACGGGTGGTAGCATGTTCGGCTACAAGGCCAATGGCGGTCCCGGCAGTGACAAGGGCTTTTACAGCCACGACCTGCATGTCGGAGCCCGCTACCAGTTCGGTGGCTGCCCGACGCCGGTCGGCTATGAGCCGCCACCTCTTGTCTATAAGTGA
- a CDS encoding ornithine lipid hydroxylase OlsE, with product MKILASFLVWPGVFVFGLTGSYFAFSSSHPLLGFVAVYLCAFGLLALSERLLPYEPTWLEGDGETVNDVAHTLLTKGLVEFLSGLTVIFPMAAARVLQPLTALEFHLWPTGLPMALQVVLGLVVAEFGLYWAHRIAHERLFFWRFHALHHSVARLWVVNTGRFHVMDSLFKVALSQLPLYLLGAPVAVFLWVGAATAFIGILTHCNVAVRTGILDFVFSTPRLHRWHHSKILREGNTNYGENLVLFDQIFGTYYNPEHGPSTNIGISGTVAKGFVAQLVQPFTVKGQRQILGARPVEEGTLAPPDVVAQNSRLTSTLSTDSAPPPKAA from the coding sequence ATGAAAATACTCGCTTCCTTCCTGGTGTGGCCGGGCGTGTTCGTGTTCGGCCTGACAGGCTCCTATTTCGCTTTTTCCAGTTCTCATCCACTGCTTGGCTTCGTTGCCGTCTATCTCTGTGCTTTCGGTCTTCTGGCGCTCAGCGAGCGGCTCCTGCCTTATGAGCCGACCTGGCTAGAGGGCGATGGCGAGACCGTCAACGATGTCGCCCATACGCTGTTGACCAAGGGACTGGTCGAGTTTCTATCGGGTCTGACGGTGATTTTCCCGATGGCCGCCGCCCGGGTGTTGCAACCGCTGACGGCGCTGGAATTTCACCTTTGGCCAACCGGCCTGCCCATGGCCTTGCAGGTCGTTCTAGGGCTGGTTGTTGCTGAATTCGGTTTGTATTGGGCGCACAGGATTGCCCATGAACGGCTGTTCTTCTGGCGGTTCCATGCGCTGCACCACAGCGTTGCCAGGCTCTGGGTGGTCAATACCGGGCGTTTCCATGTGATGGATTCACTGTTCAAGGTGGCACTTAGCCAGCTGCCGCTCTATCTGCTGGGCGCGCCCGTTGCCGTCTTTCTCTGGGTCGGTGCGGCCACCGCCTTCATCGGCATCCTCACTCATTGCAATGTCGCAGTGCGCACTGGCATTCTTGACTTCGTGTTCAGCACACCGCGCCTGCATCGCTGGCACCATTCGAAGATTTTGCGTGAAGGCAATACCAATTACGGCGAGAACCTGGTGCTTTTCGATCAGATATTCGGGACCTATTACAATCCCGAACACGGACCCAGCACCAATATCGGCATCAGCGGCACGGTGGCCAAGGGGTTCGTCGCTCAATTGGTCCAGCCCTTCACGGTGAAGGGCCAGAGGCAAATTCTCGGGGCTCGGCCGGTCGAGGAGGGGACGCTTGCGCCCCCCGATGTCGTTGCTCAGAATTCGCGCTTGACCAGCACCCTGTCCACCGACAGCGCTCCGCCACCGAAGGCCGCGTAA
- a CDS encoding DoxX family protein yields MTMETLYSAPSKSPKTRLFLPIMEKFYQGFAEPLAFTAFRVAIGAMLVIEGYPKIMAPMAQIGFVENLGFYPGWLWSPMLAAMQFFGGFLIVIGLFTRPVALANGIMLAITLWFHVKFPYGHAFLTQEGIDALKSGATLFTPEAVKRLADGGTTFLEQVQTKAELASLFWTGGALFYAAFGGGALSVDRVLVKREF; encoded by the coding sequence ATGACAATGGAAACACTGTATTCCGCACCCAGCAAGTCGCCTAAAACCCGGCTGTTCCTTCCGATCATGGAAAAATTCTATCAGGGATTTGCCGAGCCCCTGGCCTTCACCGCTTTTCGGGTGGCCATCGGCGCCATGCTTGTCATCGAGGGCTATCCAAAAATCATGGCGCCCATGGCCCAGATCGGCTTTGTAGAGAATCTTGGCTTCTACCCGGGCTGGCTCTGGTCGCCCATGCTGGCCGCCATGCAGTTTTTCGGCGGTTTCCTGATTGTAATCGGACTTTTTACGCGGCCAGTCGCGCTCGCCAATGGCATCATGCTGGCCATCACCCTTTGGTTTCACGTCAAGTTCCCCTACGGGCATGCATTCCTAACGCAAGAAGGCATTGACGCCCTTAAAAGCGGCGCCACGTTGTTCACCCCAGAAGCCGTCAAGCGGCTTGCCGATGGCGGCACCACCTTCCTGGAACAGGTGCAGACCAAGGCCGAACTTGCTTCGCTGTTCTGGACCGGCGGAGCGCTGTTTTACGCGGCCTTCGGTGGCGGAGCGCTGTCGGTGGACAGGGTGCTGGTCAAGCGCGAATTCTGA
- a CDS encoding phosphoserine transaminase, producing MVDITAPAVRTENANFSSGPCSKRPGWALDALSDAPLGRSHRAKVGKDKLKLAIDLTREILNVPADYRIGIVPASDTGAVEMALWSLLGERGVDMLSWESFGAGWVTDVVKQLKLADVRKFNADYGLLPNLAEVDFDRDVVFTWNGTTSGVRVPNADFIPADRKGLTICDATSAAFAQDLDFAKLDVVTFSWQKVLGGEGGHGMLILSPRAVERLQTYAPAWPLPKIFRLTSGGKLIEGIFKGETINTPSMLCVEDYLDALNWAKSIGGLDALIARADANAKVIFDFVAANDWIANLAQVDETRSNTSVCLTIADPEVLALPAEEQAAFAKGIATLLEKQGVAYDIGAYRDAPAGLRIWAGATIETADMQALMPWLTWAYQTQKATLAKAAA from the coding sequence ATGGTTGATATTACTGCACCCGCCGTACGTACGGAAAATGCTAATTTTTCGTCTGGCCCTTGCTCGAAGCGCCCCGGTTGGGCACTCGACGCTCTCAGCGATGCCCCGCTCGGTCGTTCGCACCGCGCCAAGGTCGGCAAAGACAAGCTGAAGCTGGCCATTGACCTCACTCGTGAAATTCTGAACGTTCCTGCCGATTACCGTATTGGTATCGTTCCGGCGTCTGACACCGGTGCTGTTGAAATGGCGCTCTGGTCCTTGCTGGGTGAACGCGGCGTGGACATGCTGTCCTGGGAAAGCTTTGGCGCTGGCTGGGTGACCGATGTGGTCAAGCAGCTCAAGCTTGCCGATGTTCGCAAGTTCAATGCAGATTACGGCCTGCTGCCAAACCTTGCCGAGGTTGATTTCGACCGCGACGTGGTCTTCACATGGAACGGCACGACTTCGGGTGTTCGCGTTCCCAATGCTGATTTCATCCCCGCTGACCGCAAGGGTCTGACCATTTGCGACGCCACCTCTGCCGCATTTGCGCAGGATTTGGATTTCGCGAAGCTCGACGTTGTCACCTTCTCGTGGCAGAAGGTTCTGGGCGGCGAGGGCGGTCACGGCATGTTGATCCTCAGCCCCCGCGCTGTTGAGCGTCTTCAGACCTACGCACCGGCTTGGCCGCTGCCGAAGATTTTCCGTCTGACCTCTGGCGGCAAGCTGATTGAAGGCATCTTCAAGGGTGAAACCATCAACACGCCTTCGATGCTCTGCGTTGAAGATTATCTGGATGCGCTGAACTGGGCGAAGTCCATCGGTGGTCTGGACGCGCTGATTGCCCGTGCTGACGCCAATGCCAAGGTGATCTTCGATTTCGTCGCTGCCAATGACTGGATTGCCAACCTTGCACAGGTTGACGAGACCCGTTCCAACACGTCTGTGTGCCTGACCATTGCCGATCCAGAGGTTCTGGCTCTGCCCGCTGAAGAGCAGGCCGCTTTTGCCAAGGGTATTGCAACGCTTCTGGAAAAGCAGGGCGTTGCCTATGACATCGGTGCTTACCGCGACGCGCCTGCTGGTCTTCGCATCTGGGCTGGTGCCACCATTGAGACCGCTGATATGCAGGCTCTGATGCCGTGGCTGACCTGGGCTTATCAGACCCAGAAGGCAACGCTTGCCAAGGCTGCTGCTTAA
- the serA gene encoding phosphoglycerate dehydrogenase, with product MAPRVLVSDELSETAVQIFRDRGVEVDFQPQLGKDKDKLAEIIGNYDGLAIRSATKATEKLIAAATNLKVIGRAGIGVDNVDIPAASRRGIIVMNTPFGNSITTAEHAIALMFAVARQLPAADASTQAGKWEKSKFMGVEITGKVLGVIGAGNIGGIVCKKAIGLGMHVIAYDPFLSAERAQEMGVKKVELDELLAQADFITLHVPMTDKTRGILGKENLAKTKPGVRIINCARGGLVDEAALAEAIKSGHVAGAGFDVFEVEPAKESPLFGLPNVVCTPHLGASTTEAQENVALQVAEQMSDYLVNGAVSNAINMPSITAEEAPLLKPFIRLADVLGAFVGQVTDGAIKEIEILYDGQTATMNTKALTSALLAGLIRAQVSDVNMVSAPIMIKEKGIVLSEVKRDKTGVYDGYIKLTVTTEKQTRSIAGTVFSDGKPRFIQIKGINLDADVGPHMIYISNTDVPGMIGFMGTTLGNAGVNIANFQLGREKESGDAIALLYVDGPVEQAVLDQLTANAAIKQARLLTFAVE from the coding sequence ATGGCACCTCGCGTTCTCGTCTCTGATGAATTGTCAGAAACCGCCGTCCAGATCTTCCGCGATCGCGGCGTTGAAGTGGATTTCCAGCCGCAGCTCGGCAAGGATAAGGACAAACTGGCTGAAATCATCGGTAATTACGATGGTCTGGCCATCCGTTCGGCCACCAAGGCCACGGAAAAGCTGATTGCTGCCGCCACCAATCTGAAAGTGATTGGCCGCGCTGGTATCGGCGTCGATAACGTTGATATTCCGGCTGCCTCGCGCCGTGGTATCATTGTGATGAACACGCCGTTCGGCAACTCCATCACCACCGCTGAACACGCCATTGCGCTGATGTTTGCCGTTGCCCGCCAGCTTCCCGCAGCTGACGCCTCCACACAGGCTGGCAAGTGGGAAAAGTCGAAGTTCATGGGTGTTGAAATCACCGGCAAGGTGCTGGGTGTGATCGGCGCTGGCAACATCGGCGGTATCGTCTGCAAGAAGGCCATCGGTCTGGGCATGCATGTCATCGCTTACGACCCCTTCCTGTCGGCGGAACGGGCGCAGGAAATGGGCGTGAAGAAGGTTGAGCTGGACGAGCTGCTGGCCCAGGCCGATTTCATCACCCTGCACGTGCCGATGACCGATAAGACCCGGGGCATTCTCGGCAAGGAAAATCTTGCCAAGACCAAGCCCGGCGTTCGCATCATCAACTGCGCCCGTGGTGGTCTGGTGGATGAGGCCGCTTTGGCCGAAGCCATCAAGTCCGGTCATGTTGCCGGTGCTGGTTTCGACGTGTTCGAAGTTGAGCCTGCCAAGGAAAGCCCGCTGTTTGGCCTGCCAAACGTGGTTTGCACCCCGCATCTGGGCGCATCCACCACCGAAGCACAGGAAAATGTTGCTCTTCAGGTGGCCGAGCAGATGTCGGATTACCTCGTCAACGGCGCGGTTTCCAACGCCATCAACATGCCATCGATCACTGCGGAAGAAGCACCGCTTTTGAAGCCGTTCATTCGGTTGGCTGATGTTCTCGGCGCTTTTGTCGGTCAGGTCACCGATGGTGCGATCAAGGAAATCGAAATCCTCTATGATGGCCAGACGGCCACCATGAACACCAAGGCGCTGACGTCTGCCCTACTGGCAGGCTTGATCCGGGCGCAGGTTTCGGATGTCAACATGGTGTCGGCGCCGATCATGATCAAGGAAAAGGGCATCGTGCTGTCTGAAGTCAAGCGTGACAAGACCGGCGTTTACGACGGTTACATCAAGCTGACCGTGACCACCGAAAAGCAGACTCGCTCGATTGCTGGCACCGTGTTCTCGGATGGCAAGCCACGCTTCATCCAGATCAAGGGCATCAATCTCGACGCCGATGTCGGTCCGCACATGATCTACATCTCCAACACCGACGTTCCCGGCATGATCGGCTTCATGGGCACCACGCTCGGCAATGCTGGCGTCAACATCGCCAACTTCCAGCTGGGCCGCGAAAAGGAATCCGGCGACGCGATTGCGCTGCTCTATGTCGATGGCCCGGTCGAACAGGCTGTTCTCGATCAGCTGACCGCCAATGCGGCGATCAAGCAGGCTCGGCTTCTGACGTTTGCGGTCGAATAA